A portion of the Acidobacteriaceae bacterium genome contains these proteins:
- a CDS encoding polysaccharide biosynthesis tyrosine autokinase, protein MGGGDTSYSTATQIAILKSQTLLLSVARDLDLANNREFLNAKGPMKHASLDDPATRESIVGMLDSSINVTSVPKTDIISISGQTLNAKLSADIVNHLMTEYIRRSMQTRFDATKRASDFLSGQLGDLKDKVEDSQARVIELGKKIGVLGFDPTKNQIASNLDMLTHAVGEAEIHRILSGSRYQILNKMDPGALDTTIDVATRGTTAATPLTQLRTQREEARVQLAQISTDLGPKNPRVEAVQAEINELTVQIDNEQKRLLIQAHEEYSAARADENGTRSALESEKADAYRLRDDLLQYTLLQRDFESSRTLYESLNDRLRSAGIQAGLEATEIDIVDYAHAPVNPSMERASTVMLINFLVLTIVGLIVVFIVDSLDTGIQTVSELESISGLPSLALIPRARRANEAASASPAYRNLGVLNSPRSQFAEAFRALRTSLLLSTLGGEPKLVLLTSSTPSEGKTTAALNLAFVMAQREVRVLLIDADLRRPSVHHRLGLNAKIGLTTVLAGASTLEEAIQTSSDMPSLDILVSGPVPPFPTEMLGSNAMHELLKKVRGQYTHIVLDSPPLLSVTDSVILARDADAVILIVRHGKSTRQAIRRSRDLLERVGARMAGLALNAVDLNSPEYYAYYGYSGYSAYGSGGVEKAAWDTQNETAEKASKEGRSR, encoded by the coding sequence ATGGGTGGTGGCGATACGAGCTACAGCACGGCCACGCAGATAGCTATTCTGAAAAGCCAGACTTTGCTGCTGAGCGTTGCCCGCGACCTTGATTTGGCAAATAACCGCGAGTTTCTGAACGCCAAAGGGCCGATGAAACATGCGAGCCTGGACGATCCGGCGACACGCGAATCGATTGTCGGAATGCTCGATTCGTCCATCAATGTCACAAGTGTGCCGAAAACAGACATTATCAGCATTAGCGGTCAGACGCTGAACGCCAAACTGTCGGCAGATATCGTCAATCATTTGATGACGGAGTACATCCGTCGGAGCATGCAAACGCGTTTCGATGCGACCAAGCGTGCTTCAGATTTCCTCTCGGGACAACTCGGAGATTTGAAGGACAAGGTCGAAGATTCACAGGCTCGAGTGATTGAGCTTGGCAAGAAAATCGGCGTTCTGGGCTTTGATCCAACCAAAAACCAGATCGCCAGCAACCTCGACATGCTGACCCACGCGGTTGGTGAGGCTGAAATCCACCGCATCCTTTCAGGATCGCGCTACCAGATTTTGAACAAAATGGATCCCGGTGCACTCGATACCACTATCGATGTTGCGACCAGGGGAACCACAGCGGCGACACCTCTGACTCAACTTCGCACCCAGCGGGAGGAAGCTCGCGTACAGCTGGCACAGATCTCGACAGACCTCGGCCCGAAGAATCCCCGTGTCGAGGCGGTGCAGGCAGAGATTAACGAACTAACTGTTCAGATAGATAACGAACAAAAGCGGTTGCTGATCCAGGCGCACGAAGAATACTCCGCTGCCCGTGCCGATGAGAATGGAACTCGCTCTGCCCTTGAGTCGGAAAAAGCTGATGCTTATCGCCTGCGCGACGATCTCCTCCAATACACGCTCCTGCAGCGTGACTTTGAGTCCAGCCGTACCCTGTATGAAAGCCTGAACGATCGGCTTCGCTCCGCAGGTATCCAGGCTGGCCTGGAAGCTACAGAAATCGATATCGTCGATTACGCACACGCTCCCGTCAATCCGTCGATGGAACGGGCCTCAACGGTCATGCTGATCAACTTTCTGGTATTGACGATCGTCGGCTTAATTGTGGTCTTCATCGTGGATTCGCTCGACACTGGAATTCAGACCGTTTCTGAGTTGGAAAGCATCTCGGGGCTGCCCTCGCTGGCTCTTATCCCACGAGCCAGACGCGCGAATGAAGCAGCCTCGGCGTCACCGGCCTACCGCAATCTTGGGGTTCTGAACTCACCTAGAAGCCAGTTTGCGGAAGCATTCCGCGCACTGCGTACAAGCCTGTTACTTTCGACCCTGGGTGGAGAACCAAAGCTAGTCCTTTTGACCAGCTCCACTCCAAGCGAAGGTAAAACGACTGCAGCGTTGAATCTTGCCTTTGTCATGGCGCAACGCGAGGTACGCGTGCTTCTCATCGATGCGGATCTGCGCCGCCCGAGCGTTCACCATCGCCTAGGCCTCAACGCCAAGATTGGCCTTACAACTGTCCTGGCTGGCGCTTCTACCTTAGAAGAAGCTATACAAACCAGTTCGGATATGCCATCCCTGGATATCCTCGTTTCTGGACCGGTCCCTCCCTTCCCAACAGAAATGCTCGGCTCCAACGCCATGCATGAGTTGCTCAAGAAAGTTCGCGGGCAGTACACGCACATTGTGCTCGACTCCCCGCCACTGCTTTCCGTTACCGACTCCGTTATTCTGGCTCGCGATGCCGATGCCGTGATTCTGATCGTTCGCCATGGCAAGAGCACGCGACAGGCCATCCGCCGTAGCCGCGACTTGCTCGAACGTGTCGGTGCGAGAATGGCAGGTCTGGCTCTAAATGCCGTCGACCTCAACTCGCCTGAGTATTATGCCTACTATGGCTACTCCGGCTACTCCGCTTATGGCTCAGGAGGCGTCGAGAAGGCCGCCTGGGACACCCAAAACGAGACCGCTGAAAAGGCATCCAAGGAAGGGCGCTCGCGATGA